The Actinomycetota bacterium nucleotide sequence TCCTTTCATCAATTTGGCTTACGTTCCATATAATCCAGTGAAAATCCTTTTTATTCAAGCACAGCGAATTCGGATGTCGGATAACGGGTTAAAAAATCTTCTCTAAATTTCGCGAAAGAATCATCCAATATGGCCTCTCTCGCGTCGGAAAGCAGATTAAAGATAAATGCTAAATTATGCCACGTAAGAAGCCTGTGAGCGAGAATTTCTCCGATATTGTGAAGATGTCGTAAGTACGCACGAGTATAATTTCTGCAAACGTAGCAGGAACAAGAGGGATCAAGGGGTTTAAAATCCCTGGTATATCTGGCATTCCGGAGATTTATTTTCCCCTCCGTTGTAAAAACAGTTCCATTTCGAGCCACTCTTGTGGGAAGGGCGCAGTCAAACATATCGATCCCCAATCCAATGGATTCCAAAAGACTCGAGGGATTGCCCACACCCATGAGATACCGGGGTTTACCAAAAGGAATGAAAGATAGGGTGGGCTCGAGGATTTCAAACATAAGATCGTGAGGTTCCCCCACGCTAAATCCCCCTATTCCATAACCCGGAAAATCCATCTCCAGCGTTTTTTCCGCACTTAATCTTCTCAAATCTGGATGGATCCCACCCTGGATGATTCCAAATAAAGCCTGTTTGGGATTTTCGTGATTTTTCCTGCATCTTTCAGCCCAATTGAGGGTTCTCAACACCGCTTCACGCACATAATCGAATTCTGCAGGATAAGGTGTGCATTGGTCAAGAACCATGATGATATCCGCACCCAGGGCATGCTGAATTTCTATAACCCTTTCGGGAGAAAGGAAATGAACCGAACCATCGAAGATGGATTGGAATTTAACCCCCTCGTCTGTAACCTTTAGGGTGGGGCTCAAGCTAAAAATCTGATATCCTCCACTGTCGGTGATAATTGGTCCGTCCCAGTGCATAAAGTGGTGTAACCCCCCGGCTTCCTTAATCACTCCGTGCCCTGGGCGCAAATACAGGTGGTAAGTATTGCCCAGAATCAATTGGGCACCCATTCCCCTCAATTCTTCAGGGGTCAGGGTCTTGACCGCCCCCTTCGTTCCCACGGGTATGAACACGGGGGTATCGATCTCCCCGTGAGGAGTGATGATCCTCCCGACGCGGGCACGAGTATTCTTATCGGTGTGTAAAACCTCAAATTTAAAACTCATTCTAATTGTCATGGTTAATGGTTCACGGATTTATTAATATTTCTCTGTGAAATGTGAACGGTGAACATCTTTTGCTAGCACTGTGGGTGCTAGAGGATGAGCATCGCATCTCCAAAGCTTAGAAACCTATACTCCCTATCAATTGCTTCTCGATAAGCACGTGTGATTAAATTCCTACCCGCAAAGGCGGAAACGAGTATAAGCGTGGTCGATTTGGGCAAATGGAAGTTGGTTATCAGCGCATCAACAATTTTAAAATCAAATCCGGGATAAATAAATAGCTCTGTCCAACCCTCTCCTGCCACAACCCGCCATTTCCTCCCCATTGACCCCGGGGATTTGGGATTCGGGATTCGGACAGCAACGGTCTCCAATGTCCTTGCCGAGGTCGTACCCAGGGCGATTACCCTCTTCCCTTTATCAATGGTCCGATTGATGAGTTCAGCCGAAGCCTGGCTCACTTGGAAGTATTCGCTGTGCATTTTGTGCTCCTGGACATTCTCCACTTTCACCGGTCGAAAGGTATCCAATCCCACCTGCAAGGTTACAAAGACGAAACGAACGCCCTTTCTCACCAAATCTTTGAGAAGCGATGGAGTGCAATGAAAACCAGCGGTCGGTGCCGCGATCGATCCTTCTCTCCTCGCATAGATTGTTTGATAGCGCTCTTTATCTTCCAAGGTTTCATGGATATATGGAGGTAGTGGTACTTCTCCTATTCGATTTAAAACCTCCTTGAAATCCCCTCGACATTCAAAGGAAATTATCCGCTCACCTCCGGGCAATCTTTCTTCGATATGGCCCACCAATAGTCCGTCACTGAAGATTAAATCCACCCCTGGAGGGAGCCTTCTCCCCGGTTTAACCAGTGCCTTCCACTTTTTATCCTCAATTCGGTGCAGAAGCAAAACCTCAACCTTACCTTTAGTCTCTGCCTTGTAACCTCGCAATCTAGCGGGGAGAACCCTGGTATCGTTGAGCACCAAGCAGTCCCCTTGGCTAAGATAATGAGGTAAATCTCGAAAGATTCTGTGCTCGAATCTCCCAGTCGCTCGATCGATGATCATCAAACGCGAACTATCCCGAGGTTCTATGGGGTGTTGAGCTATGAGGTTTTCAGGAAGTAAGTAATCGAACTCGGAAATCTTCATCGATGGAAACCCCTAATGCCTCATGAGGAGAAAGAGAAGATTTAAGAGAATGGTCAAAATGATGCTTATAAGGATACAAGCCCCAAGCGGGAAATAAAAGGTGAAATTCCCCCTGCGGTAAAGAATATCACCGGGAAAGCGCTGCAACCCAAGCCCCTTACCAAAGAAATAGAGCAATCCGCCGGTGATGAAGAGGATGAGTCCAAATAGAAGTATTATTTTGCCCAGACTTTGTAAATCCATTGAAGTCACCCACCACAAAAATCGCCTATTTCTTGGATATCCCTTTGCCAACGAGATGTGGCTTGTAATATCGCTCCCTCTCGCTGTAAATGCACCCGCAATATTGCTGCCTATACAGCTCCAACTCACGGGATTTGACCACGGCTTTCTTCCAACCCTTCCGAAAATCGAGGTAAAGAAAAGGAACATCGTATCGCTCGGCGATGTCCTGGCCAATCTCACGGATTAAATCGTGTTTCTGGAAAGGACTCACCAAAAGCGTTGTGGAGAAGTAGTCGAATCTACCCCTTCTCGCCACCTTTGCGGTCTCCGTGAGCCTCAACCTGTAGCAGATGGGACACCTTACCCTCTCCCGATAGACAACATCCTGGAAGAAGCGATCTATATCGTAAGCTCCCTCTATGAGCTTTATTTCATTCTCCTCACAGAATTTCTTCAGGCAATTTAACCTCCTCTCATACTCCTGAAAGGGTTGAATATTTGGATTATAGAAGAGGCAAACGACCTCATAATTTTCCTCCTTTAATCGCTCCCATGGGGATAAGAGACAGGGTGCACAACAGGCATGTAAAAGGACCTTCATGTTCTCACCGCCTTAGAATTATAAACGCGATGTTCGTTTGGACAAGGGGTAAGAAAGTCTTTTGATGGCCTCCAATTTCTCCCTCCGCCCGATTTTGGCGTGAGTCACCGCCACCCTCAAAATTTCTATGGATTTATCATAGGTTTCCCTGTCCACAGGATAGGGATGGCCATCCTTCCCCCCGTGAGCAAAGCTGTACTTGACGGGATCGCGAAAACTCGGAGCCACCCCATAGACCAGTTCGGAAATCAAACTGAGAGCTCGAATCGTTTTGGGACCAACCCCTTCAATCCCCAAAAGTCTCTCGAAATCCTCGGGTTGTCTTTCATAAGTTTTGAGGAAAATCCTTCCCAAGCTCTCAGGGGATAGATCGTGAACGAGAATTTGATGCGAGGCTGGTAAATCCAGTGTTTGCAGTTTCTTGAGGGTTGAGACCAAACGCTCGGGTTTCTCACGGGAAAGCGATGTGCTCACATTCCTCGCATCTTCACTCTCCCTCGCGACCATATTTAGGGGTCTTCTCCTCTGATCACAGCAGATGGCATAATGGGGCTCGCAGACAAAGCTCTTAAGTTCATCGCCAAGCCAATGATATCTTCTGGCATATCTGGTCTCTTCATTCATTCCCTGCTGAACCACAGCCCAAGAACCTTTGATAGTAAAGACAAAGCAATGATGATAGAGCTGGAAGCCATCCTGAAGGGCAACGCTGTCAATTTTGGCCGCCATTCTGCTGGCATAAACCAATATTGATGGATCAATCGAGAGCAAATCCCCGAAACCTTCAATCTCTGAAGGAGTCTTGCGGGAAACCTTTCCCTTGCCCCCGGCCACAAGTAAACCTAAATCTCTCTCAAGTCTCCTGATGCCCTCCTTCAATGCTCCACAAACCGTGGTGGTCACGCCACTGGAGTGCCAGTCAAATCCCAAGACACAGCCAAAAGCCTGGAACCACAAGGGATCGGAGAGTTTCCTGAGCATCTCCTCCGGTCCAAATTCGCCCACAATGAACAAGGTAATCTCTCTAGCTAACTCCTTCATCCTTTGGAAAAGCCAAGAAGGAGTCCTGCCATAATGCAGCGGCAAATTGGCAATTCCCGTTCTTTTCAACCTTCTTCACCATCTTCAAGTTTGAACCACTCGCATCTTCTTCCTTAATTGTATACTATGTTCCGAGATCGGTTCTCGACCTTCACTTTCTTAAACTTCTTCGGCTAAATCTACAACCCTGGGGTTGACCAGATTTACAAAATCCCGACAATTCATCCTGATGGAATCGATGTGGGTACCTCCGGTAAAGATCACCGTCTCGTGATCCAGCAGCCTCTTGTCCACATAGACGGGAATACCAAACAGCTCCCCCAGGGGTGGAACCGCACCGATCTCGTACTTAGGGAATTCCGCCCCCATCTCTTCCTCCGTGATCAACCGGGCATAACTTGATCCCACAACCTCTCTCAGCTTGTGCATGTCCAATCTATGTGCCCCCGGCAAAACAGCAAAAGCGCGTCTATCCTTGATCTTTATGATTAAATTTTTGGCGATCTCATCCGCTTCTATTCCCAACGCTTTTGCCTCTTCGATGCAACTGAAAACTTGGGGGTGGGTGATATGCTCGTATGAGACACCCTTCTTTTCCAGATATTTCTTGACATCGGGACA carries:
- a CDS encoding DUF2905 domain-containing protein, which codes for MDLQSLGKIILLFGLILFITGGLLYFFGKGLGLQRFPGDILYRRGNFTFYFPLGACILISIILTILLNLLFLLMRH
- the tgt gene encoding tRNA guanosine(34) transglycosylase Tgt, which codes for MSFKFEVLHTDKNTRARVGRIITPHGEIDTPVFIPVGTKGAVKTLTPEELRGMGAQLILGNTYHLYLRPGHGVIKEAGGLHHFMHWDGPIITDSGGYQIFSLSPTLKVTDEGVKFQSIFDGSVHFLSPERVIEIQHALGADIIMVLDQCTPYPAEFDYVREAVLRTLNWAERCRKNHENPKQALFGIIQGGIHPDLRRLSAEKTLEMDFPGYGIGGFSVGEPHDLMFEILEPTLSFIPFGKPRYLMGVGNPSSLLESIGLGIDMFDCALPTRVARNGTVFTTEGKINLRNARYTRDFKPLDPSCSCYVCRNYTRAYLRHLHNIGEILAHRLLTWHNLAFIFNLLSDAREAILDDSFAKFREDFLTRYPTSEFAVLE
- the queA gene encoding tRNA preQ1(34) S-adenosylmethionine ribosyltransferase-isomerase QueA, with protein sequence MKISEFDYLLPENLIAQHPIEPRDSSRLMIIDRATGRFEHRIFRDLPHYLSQGDCLVLNDTRVLPARLRGYKAETKGKVEVLLLHRIEDKKWKALVKPGRRLPPGVDLIFSDGLLVGHIEERLPGGERIISFECRGDFKEVLNRIGEVPLPPYIHETLEDKERYQTIYARREGSIAAPTAGFHCTPSLLKDLVRKGVRFVFVTLQVGLDTFRPVKVENVQEHKMHSEYFQVSQASAELINRTIDKGKRVIALGTTSARTLETVAVRIPNPKSPGSMGRKWRVVAGEGWTELFIYPGFDFKIVDALITNFHLPKSTTLILVSAFAGRNLITRAYREAIDREYRFLSFGDAMLIL
- a CDS encoding DUF763 domain-containing protein, with protein sequence MKRTGIANLPLHYGRTPSWLFQRMKELAREITLFIVGEFGPEEMLRKLSDPLWFQAFGCVLGFDWHSSGVTTTVCGALKEGIRRLERDLGLLVAGGKGKVSRKTPSEIEGFGDLLSIDPSILVYASRMAAKIDSVALQDGFQLYHHCFVFTIKGSWAVVQQGMNEETRYARRYHWLGDELKSFVCEPHYAICCDQRRRPLNMVARESEDARNVSTSLSREKPERLVSTLKKLQTLDLPASHQILVHDLSPESLGRIFLKTYERQPEDFERLLGIEGVGPKTIRALSLISELVYGVAPSFRDPVKYSFAHGGKDGHPYPVDRETYDKSIEILRVAVTHAKIGRREKLEAIKRLSYPLSKRTSRL
- a CDS encoding epoxyqueuosine reductase QueH; this translates as MKVLLHACCAPCLLSPWERLKEENYEVVCLFYNPNIQPFQEYERRLNCLKKFCEENEIKLIEGAYDIDRFFQDVVYRERVRCPICYRLRLTETAKVARRGRFDYFSTTLLVSPFQKHDLIREIGQDIAERYDVPFLYLDFRKGWKKAVVKSRELELYRQQYCGCIYSERERYYKPHLVGKGISKK
- a CDS encoding YbaK/EbsC family protein: MAICPDVKKYLEKKGVSYEHITHPQVFSCIEEAKALGIEADEIAKNLIIKIKDRRAFAVLPGAHRLDMHKLREVVGSSYARLITEEEMGAEFPKYEIGAVPPLGELFGIPVYVDKRLLDHETVIFTGGTHIDSIRMNCRDFVNLVNPRVVDLAEEV